The Granulicella arctica genome segment AATTTGTTGTTTGTTTTGTTGGGGTTGCGGGGTTTTTGAGGGGCGAAAGAGGGTTGTGGGGGCTTGACACGATTTTTGCTGGGGTTGGAGAGAAGGCGGTCGCGCTGGGCGCGATGCCCACCTTAGCGACGATGAGGCTGTCGCGAAGATGGGGCACCCGATCCTCACTCCCACCCTTCGCAAGAGCGCGAAGGATGGGGCACCCGGTGTTTGTGTCCGGTTGTTGTGCGGGGCGGGATTTTCTTTGGAATGGGAGAACACTCTAGAATTGAAGGGTGAGAACACATTTGATTTGGGTAAGTGCGCTGTCGCTGATGGTGGCGGGGTGCAAGTCGATTCCTCCGCCGACGCCGCTGGCGCAGTTGACTCCGCAACAGGCGGAGGGGCATGCGGTGTTTCAGACGAAATGCGGGGTGTGTCATGCGGATCGGACGAACGATCTGCTGCATGGGCCGGCGCTGCGGGGGATCTTCAAGAAGGACTATCTGCCGAGCGGCGCTCCGGCGAACGATGATCGGGTGATGGAGACGATCCTGCATGGTCGGAACATGATGCCTCCGATGGGGAATACGATGGACCAGCAGGATCTGGATGATCTGTTGGCTTATTTGCATACGATTTAGGGCTTAGGGCAAAAGCAAAGGCAACCGCAGGTCCTTCGACTTCGCTCAGGATGACAGTTTTTGGGTGGGGTTACGGATTTTTGGACGGGCTGAGATAGGTTGAGGATGAGCGAACTGGAGCCGGTAGAGGGCAAGAGCGTGAAGGGGCAGATGCTGCCGGGGATCGCGGGGATCTGTCTGTTCATGATCTTCATGACGATGGTGAACGTGTATGCGGGGCTGCATGGGGCGTATGGGGTGGGGATGACGAAGTACGGCATCCTGAGTTTGTGTACGCTGCTGGCGGTGGGAATCTTTGGGCTGCTGCGGCTGAAGAAGTGGGGCTGGGCGCTGGTGGTTGCGGGGTGTCTGCTGTTGTCGGCGGGCGATTTTTACTTCTATTCGAAGAAGCATGTTGGGTTCTTCCTGGTGCGCGGGTTGTTTGTGATGGTGTTCTTTCTGTATCTGGTGCGGCAGGAGACGCGCGAGCGGCTGGTGTGAGCTCCGCTTACAATGAGAAGACGATGACGCCGCCGGTGGACGTGATGAACTCGGAGCTTGTGCAGATTGACCTGTCGCCGCGCAGGCCGGTGAAGAAGCCGGAGTGGCTGAAGGCGAAGGCTCCGATGGGCGAGACCTTCCACAATCTGAAGAAGATGGCGCGCGAGCTGAACCTGCATACGGTGTGCGAGAGCGCGCAGTGCCCGAATATCGGGGAGTGCTGGAACCAGAAGTCGGCGACCTTCATGATGCTGGGGAACCTGTGCACGCGGCGCTGCGGGTTTTGCGCGGTGCCGAAGGGGAAGCCGGAGCCGATCGATTTCGACGAGCCTCGCCGGGTGGCGTATGCGGTGGCGCAATTAGGGTTGGCGCATGCGGTGATCACGAGCGTGAACCGCGATGACGACAATGTGGGTGCGGCGCGGGCGTTTGTGAGTGTGATTGAGGAGATTCGGGCGCAGGCTCCGGGATGCCGGGTTGAGGTGCTGACGCCGGATTTTCAGGGGAATGAAGAGGCGCTGCGGATGGTGGTGGCGGCGGCTCCGGAGATTCTGAACCACAATATCGAGACGGTGCCGCGGCTGTATCGCGTGGCGAAGAGCGGTGGGCGGTATGAGCGGTCGCTTGGGTTTTTAGAGAAGGCGAAGGCGATTGCTGAAGAGCTTTTCGGTAAGACGATTGTGACGAAGACGGGCATCATCGTCGGGATGGGCGAGGAGATGCACGAGCTGCTGGCGGTGTTTCGCGACCTGGCGGATCGCAAGGTGGATATTCTGACGATTGGGCAGTATCTGCGGCCATCGCGGGATCACTTGCCGATGGCGCGGTACTACACGCCGGAGGAGTTCGCGTTTTTGAAGCATGAGGCTCTGGGGATGGGCTTCAAGCATGTGGAGAGTGGGCCGCTGGTGCGGAGTAGCTATCATGCGCAGGAGCAGGCTGAGAGTACGGGGTTGGCGTAGGAGGCGGTTATGGATATTCGTTATCCGGTCATGCCGAAAGAAGAGTCGCGAGAGGTGCGGCGAGCGATCCGGAAGATTTTTATTGAGGTATGGGATCCGATTGGTGTGATGGCAGATCCTGAGTGGCCTCGCGATGAATACGATAGCTACATCGGTGAGGTTTTCGAGCTGCTTGTTTCTAATGCCTCAACCGAGGAGCTTATGGATTATCTGTTCGAGGTCGTCAACGAACGGATGGGAATGAGTCCACCGCACGGGCGTGAGGACATGAAATCGACAGCCGAAGCTCTGAAGCAGCTCGTCGTTATTTGAATGCGGCAGGTCTGTTAGGAGAGCAATGCCGCAAGTTTCTGAAGTAGTTTTATGAGCATCTCACAATCCATAAAAATCAAAGTTGAGGAGGAGTTGGTATGGCAGTGCCCGCAACAACCACAGTCACGATAGACGACATCAAGTTTAATGCGATTACCGTCCATGTTGGACTTTCGACCGTTCATGACGATTCGGGAATGCCGGCTATGGGCAGCACGCGTTGTGCCGTTGAGTGCGTTGTGGATATGCACGATAACGTCAATATGCCTTATGCATCGTTACAGCGATTATTTGAGCTGGCGAAGGTGGTGACCAGGGACAAGATCAAAGACATCAAGATCGAGTTCTGGCAGGATGAGAGCCGCCAGGATGCGCTCTGCACTTACTCGTTCAAGGGCTGGCTCAGCAGCTTTTCGACGGGGAGTGGGGGCGGTATGAATCACACACTTTCCATGAGTATCCAACCGGCGCTCGATATGAAGAACTTCATCGATCTCAAGATGGGCAATTAGCGACGTCGCGGGAGACAAAGCATGGCGGAACTTGATATCGAGAAGCTTCGCGAGCAATGGCGCGAAAAGGTTGAGCGCATGCCGACCAAGGTGGTTTACGAGGCGCCGTGGATACGCTTCCTCATTGATCGCAAGGTGGTGCAGGAGAGACAGCTTTCTGATCTCTCCCGCATTTATGAGGTTTTCTCTGGTACGGATCTTTGGGCGACGGACCGCGAGTTCGCGGTTTTAGATTTTGGCGACTGCTTATGGGTTGTCCCAAATACCACGCCAATTGGCTTGATTTACCCAGAGTGGTCGGACTGGGTGATTGAAAACCGGGCATATTTCAACGCATACATCGGTGGCATTCCGCTCGAATGGCTCAATCCGCCTTTTCTTGGCATTCGGTTCGGGAGTGCCTTGCCCGTTGCCGGCGTATATCCGATCAATTCCTTACCGGCATGGAGTGTAGAGGGGCCGCTCGATCCTAGAGTGTCTCCTGCTGCCCCGCTTCCATGATGAAAGATGCTCTTTGAAAGGTTTTCTATGTCTTCAGTTCCGTCGAGATTTCTTGGTACGTTACCGGATTCGAGCTCGTCCCAGTCTGGACGGCGCATTCTGGTGCCCGGACGAACCAAGGCGGACGGGTTGCAGTTTCTCCGCTCTGTTGCTGGAGGAAGTACTGCTGGTACCGGCACCACGTTTATGAGAGACCTGGAGATGTTGCGGCTGGACTACAACACCCAGGTCAGCATGATGGATGCAAAGATTACGGTGATGCGAGCCGAGGGAAAAGCGCCTGCCGAAATCGCGCAGTGGGCGGTCGCCGAACGACTAAGAATTGCTCGTTCCATACGCTGGCGTCAAAACCCGGGTGCGGTGGTGTCGCTCGAGATGCGGGATTATTACCAGTATGGATTTGGTGGGCGCTCGCTGGGCAATCTGAGTCGGCGTGTACTTAATTCAAATAAAGTTTTGGAACCTAAATTTTCTCTTAATGAGACCCTGATCAAGGCCTCGATGAGGCCGAATGAAGCAGTGACCGGTGGTGCTGCTCGCGCTGCGGAGTATCTCCGGTTTGGCGGTCCAATCTTATTGACGCTTGGTGCGGGTCTTTCTATTTACAACGTCGAGTCGGCAGCGCCAGAGGATCGTGGACGTGTCGCGGCTGAGGAAGGAGGGAGCTGGTTGGGGGGCTGGATTCTTTCTGGCGCGGCGGTGGCGCTCTGTCTGGTTCTAGCTCCAGAGACTGGTGGATTGAGTTTGGCCGGTATAGGGTTTGTGGCCGGT includes the following:
- a CDS encoding c-type cytochrome — translated: MIWVSALSLMVAGCKSIPPPTPLAQLTPQQAEGHAVFQTKCGVCHADRTNDLLHGPALRGIFKKDYLPSGAPANDDRVMETILHGRNMMPPMGNTMDQQDLDDLLAYLHTI
- the lipA gene encoding lipoyl synthase, which translates into the protein MNSELVQIDLSPRRPVKKPEWLKAKAPMGETFHNLKKMARELNLHTVCESAQCPNIGECWNQKSATFMMLGNLCTRRCGFCAVPKGKPEPIDFDEPRRVAYAVAQLGLAHAVITSVNRDDDNVGAARAFVSVIEEIRAQAPGCRVEVLTPDFQGNEEALRMVVAAAPEILNHNIETVPRLYRVAKSGGRYERSLGFLEKAKAIAEELFGKTIVTKTGIIVGMGEEMHELLAVFRDLADRKVDILTIGQYLRPSRDHLPMARYYTPEEFAFLKHEALGMGFKHVESGPLVRSSYHAQEQAESTGLA